The following are from one region of the Corylus avellana chromosome ca1, CavTom2PMs-1.0 genome:
- the LOC132167001 gene encoding protein NUCLEAR FUSION DEFECTIVE 6, mitochondrial isoform X2 encodes MASLCRSAITAGSRSIAARSKTITQISLSPKPIAPPAFSPTTRAIPRASRIASVLGSVESMMPLHSAIASARLKSSIAVDSSCWSWLSQEFAVPR; translated from the exons ATGGCTTCCTTGTGCCGATCAGCGATAACGGCGGGTTCGAGGTCCATAGCCGCTCGCTCTAAAACCATAACCCAAATATCCCTAAGCCCCAAACCCATTGCCCCTCCTGCCTTTTCTCCAACAACCAGAGCCATCCCTCGCGCTTCAAG GATTGCTTCGGTGTTGGGGAGCGTGGAATCGATGATGCCACTTCACAGCGCCATTGCTTCTGCTCGGCTCAAATCCAGCATCGCCGTCGATTCCTCCTGCTGGAGCTGGCTCTCTCAAG AATTTGCAGTTCCTCGGTGA
- the LOC132167001 gene encoding protein NONRESPONDING TO OXYLIPINS 2, mitochondrial isoform X1 codes for MASLCRSAITAGSRSIAARSKTITQISLSPKPIAPPAFSPTTRAIPRASRIASVLGSVESMMPLHSAIASARLKSSIAVDSSCWSWLSQGLAIPL; via the exons ATGGCTTCCTTGTGCCGATCAGCGATAACGGCGGGTTCGAGGTCCATAGCCGCTCGCTCTAAAACCATAACCCAAATATCCCTAAGCCCCAAACCCATTGCCCCTCCTGCCTTTTCTCCAACAACCAGAGCCATCCCTCGCGCTTCAAG GATTGCTTCGGTGTTGGGGAGCGTGGAATCGATGATGCCACTTCACAGCGCCATTGCTTCTGCTCGGCTCAAATCCAGCATCGCCGTCGATTCCTCCTGCTGGAGCTGGCTCTCTCAAG GACTTGCAATACCATTGTGA